TATTTTAATCTGGGACAATCATTATAAAACAGATAttataagtttaaaatattaacgaatttatcaaaaagtttaaaatactATCGAATTCATCAAAGATACTTTTTCTTCATCACATATCtcctaataataaaaatattcttcCAAATCAAGAATCCAACCAATAATTCAATTTACGcataattttgttgaattaagGAATGTATCTCTGAATAGATTGATGGGTGTTGCCATGGAATGACTTCATAGCAAGAAcaaagaatggaatggattttttttcacGAAATTGAAGGAACTCAACTTGCTTCACCAACTTCTTCATCACTAGAGTGACTTTTGTCACGTTCATTTACCTTCAAACCAAGGTAAGGACAAGACTCTGATATCAGCTAACTCAAACCAAAAGTCACAAGAAGCAAAATATATTTCGTTTACAGTAAGGACGGACCTACACCATGCAAGAAGGGGGCCATTgtccccaccccccccccccccccccacaattaaaaaaaaaaaacttttaagatttgcccttatatatatatatatatatatttgtctctcctcctctaaaatatttaaatattgacctacaataaaataaataaataaataaaagtcatGCCCCTTTAACTAcaataccaaaataaataaataaaatatggacTTAACAAACATTGCACACAAAATAAGTgttattttgtatgttatactttgttaatgtattttataatatgaaatgtttaagaaatacttattATGTAGGTAGTATTTTGTtaaatatgaaatagatgttaatttttattttcataaatttttttttggttttaagctttGGCCCCCTAGATATGAATTCTGATTCCGTCCCTAGTTTACAAGTGTGgggagaaggagaaaaaaaatgctaataaatatcttaatagatataatttgactaaaaaagtattaaatacaCCTAATAATAAccctaaacttaaaattttaaaaattacataaaaaaatactaaaaataataaataacaaaaattgcaGATTTTGTTCCACATCAAGCATGCATAATCCTTCACTTGCCACCCATCAACCCATCAATTTATAGCCCTACTTGACACCCATCAACTTCCTATAGTCAATAGCCAAGCTTGAACCAAGAAAAGTCGGTATAGATCGATTGAACAAACCGTCCAAATTCATTATACCAAGGTTAAGAATCCCTTGAGGCATGCCTAACGAATCACGCACATGAAATGCCATAACGTGTTGGGTTTTATCCATCAAACTCTCCAACAAGATATGAACTTTCCCAATGCGCCTGTCCTTCCTGTAAGGCCGCTTGCTGTAGATTTCAAGTACCAACGTAGTGTTAGGCTTGTGAAACACAAAGTCTTTATTGATTGCAAATATGAACTTGTCGTTCCATGTGGGGTTCTTGTTTCCGGCGTAGTCAACCCTTGAAGTAAGCTTTTTTTGCGGGCTAATCCATGCAACCACGTAGGTTTTGATGCTTGATTCTTTGTATGAAGGTAAATCTTGTGCAGAGATGAGATTGATCTCAATAATTGTTGGTTTAGGTGGAGTTGCCATGGCCATAAACATGACCatgacaaaagaaaacaaaggtaattgatgaagaagatgagaagAATAGGAAGGTCTAGGTTGAGTTCTTGGGCTGTAGggcaatataatatatatatgattaaaagATCCTAGTAGCTTTCGACTTAATAGTTATATAGAAAGAAACTGGTCGGTTtgaatatatatgattaaaaaaaatcctattagcTTTCGACTTGTAGAAAAAAACATATGATTAAAGAATCCTATTCCTATTAGGTTTCCACTTAATAGTTAATACAGAGAGAAATTGATAAATCCGGGGTAAATAGCAATTATAAAAGATAATTTTGGTTGTATATGAGGCAACCAGCCTCCTGAACGTGGGAGAAAGGAAGGGAATTAAGATTAATTTCTGCTTGCCTTTTACTTCTTTCCTTGCTGTATTTAAACACAGCTTCTGATAACAATCACCAATGATTACTAGATAATTCAAATAGCCGTAACAATTGGCTAAACACTATCCTAATAACAATCAACTCAATCTCCTAAATAATAGAGAACCAACCTAATCACAACCAACCTAACCTCCTAAATAATAGGAATTCTTATTGCAATCAAATTGaactaacaaaatataaacatagCAGATATTTGAATCCTCAGCAACTTGGTAACTTCAGCTGCGTGACTTCAATTGTATCAGCCACGTGATTTTGGCTGTTCCAACTTTGTCTGGGGCATAACAGAAACACTGTTTGTAGGCATATGATGTCTTGTTTATGTGCACGATTGGTAGTGATGTTGTAAAAGGATTATATTGTTGGTTCGAAGTCAGTGACTCGTGCAAGGTTTATTTGAAGATATACTTGGAAGATTctagtagtaaaaaaaaaaaaaaaaaaaaagaatatcaCCTAAATAGGCACATCACAAAAATGTATTAACTCTTTTTTTAGGTAAATAcattaacttttatatatatatatatatatatattatagtaaaataataaatttattctaAGTCTCTTGAAATAGTTGGTAAGAGAATTTCAGTTGGactaacattttaaattttttaaaactttctttattacgaataaaattttttaaaatttgggtaataaaaatttacttttattctaAACAATTAATAAGTCAACTTATCCTTAGAGCTCCAAACAAACTTATCATGAGGCTTTGAATTAAATTATAGTTAAGATTTAAGAATAATAATTGGATTATTATTTGGGACTTGACTGCAAAAAAAAGCTACGGTGGCTCTTTCACATTATTCTCGACTCTCTGAGAAATGCTAACTTCTGCTCAACCCAAACATAGTTCTAATACTACATAAATTGCCACAATTATTTTACGGGTTAAACAATGATTGGCTACTTGTCACTTTCACATgaactcataattttttttctaccatTTGCAGTTTGCCACATGAACAATTGTAGCACAAGTTGTGCCATTTTATGTGGTGTTagaatttttccaaacaaaaaggGTAAAGACAGCTTCTTGGACTCATTATTGATATTTTCCCATGAGCTCGAGCCCTTGTGGTCAAATAGGGGGAAGAGGGAAGCGGGCTCAATTGAATATATCCAACTTTCTGATAAGGCAACCAGTAAAATATTATCTAATCATGTGTTTTGATGAATAAATTTCCCCGATTTGGCAccaaatcaaaatatatatacaaaactGGACCGGCAAAGGATGAAATAAATGCTCTCATggaactaattaaaaaataggCACAACGAACTAATTTGATTGATGCAATGAGTTCAcaaggaaaaattataaaagttaaaatggcAGATTTGCTAGTCCTGGCTACTCCCAAAACTGTCACGGTTCTCATGCTGCCAGCCATAGCCCTGTCCGTCATGGCTTGATTCAGAATAGAACTTTCTTTTAAGCTGGGACGAGTGAGGTgggggtggtggtggcggtgggaGTGTCATAGGCTGTGGTGCCAAAATGCCCTTGCCATCCCTTGGATCCATCGCATTGCCACTCTGCGCTTGTTCCATGCCCTTGTTAGCCAAAGGTGGAGGATTTAAAAGCAAACCTCCAGAATTGCGTCCATAGTCACCTTGATGGAATGCAGCTTTCCCATGAGAATCTGATGCATTAGCAAAGCCATCTAGCATTCCATGACCACCGTGTGGATGCTCAAAAGGTGCACCAACAAAGCCTCCATTCCAGGGTTGAGCATAGTTTCCTGAGAAATTCACACCACCCACTTGAACTGGTGGGAAACCCAACAATGACCCCTGTTCCGCTCCTACTTCTGAAGCTGAATCTTGCCTTGTCATCTCATAGGGAGCACCATAAAATGGTTGACCTCCCTCAGTCTGGAAAGGAGGGTAACCAAAAGGTGGAGGGGGATTTAGCATTGGATTTGCATTGACTGGCACAGCATAATTAGGTGTCTGAATGGAATGCATAGGTGGGTATTCAGGAAACTGGTTCTCAGATAGGATTCCCTGCTGCTTGTCTGGAAACTGACCAGACTCTTGTTGTGGGCCACCTTGGGTGTCAAAACCCTGTTGATGGAATCGGTTTTGAGGACCCAGCCTGTCAAAGCCTTGCGGTCGGTTGTTATCTGGTTGGAGCTCTGATGGATGATTTTGCACTTGTCCAAAACTTTGTGGTTGCTTTGGCTGTACATTTGGCCTTGAAGGTGGTGGTTCTCTAGGTTGCTGTCGACGGGTTTTGTCTTCACGATCATGAATCTGGGAATTTGAACCAGGAGAAAAGACCGGCCTTGGGGGAGCCCGGGCTGTGGATTCAGAAGCTCCAGATTGTTTAACACTCTGAGACTCTGATTCATTTCCATCTTCTTTCTCAGCATTGGGTTGAAGAAGGTCAGCATGGCTCTCATTGATGTGAGATTCAAATTCAGACCTCTTCAGAAAAGACTTTAGACAATGAGGTGCTGCACAGATGAAGATCCCTTCCATCATTTTAATTGTCTGAATCTTCTGTATACGTTCATCACAACTGTATTCAACAACAGGCAAGAAATGACAGCTTAGCTCATATCATTTCACAGATTCTAGCACAAAAGGCTTTAAATTGGCGGACATAAAATTTCACAGAAATTTATAGTAATATAGACGCTctattagaatatatatatatatatatatcagcacAGTTTTTATCTTGTCACAAGACTGATTGCTAATAGATTAGTTGTACCAACAGCCCATTCCACAATGTTCAAGAATTTGATTCTTAAATCCTAAGTGCTAAATAGATACAGCTTAAAATCATGTGAGGTAACTAGcatgagaatataaaaaaatctgtaaagtaggttaattttttttttttttttcttcagtgaCTCCCGTACCTGAGCAGTGCCAGAAGGACTCAATAACATAACTGCACTTTTCCTCATTTAAAGAGTTTCAGGGTTTGAATCTGTGTAAGAAGTGGGGAGAAGGTATTTGGTGGCCTCCTCCCTTGAATACAATGACAAAGCCTAGGTCCCAAATTTTTTGGGGCTGACTATACATCCATAACAAATTAGTTAGGGTTGGCCCCATATATTGTTTTCTTCCAttctatttttagattttatttgaaGTCATACTCgcaattacttttttaattgacaTGTCCTTTTTTACTGCTTCTactaatgctattttttgtcTCATCCACCTCACCAACTTGCTCTTATAGGGGAAGGCACCATTTGAGCACcctttttttaagtgaaaacccagcTTCTGTAATATTCCTAGGTCTTTGGCAACTCTAGAAATCATTCATGAGTTGAAACTGATTGTAAGTAGAGAACCTCaaaatcacaataaatcatCTAAGTACATGTGCAAGAGTGAAAGAAAAGTGGGCACAAACAAGTGATTAAATTAATAAGTActataaaaaccctaaaaaaatcTTGCATATTTGCTTTTTAGCAGGGTgctaaaaggaaagaaaaagttgCACAACATAAATATTGAGTAGCGCATCGCAATGATACAAGAAAGAAACAAGTTATTTCTCTTAGTGATGAACAGATCAGATATCCACTTACAGGTAGCAAATTGAATCACTCCTAGCACAATCAAGACAGAAGGCATGCTCACAAGGGCTCTGCAAGAGCATAAACATGTTAGACAATGATAAATCCACACAAAGCTACAAAAACACTTCTAGTATACATGTTCCATCCAGCTAAACTGGAAAGAAACAGATACAAGCAGCCTTCATTTTGATAGGCCTCACACTTTTACATATGGAATTGATAATCAGCACCCAACTGCATAACATGGCTTTAATGAGGGGTAACAAACTTGTCAATTCCTTTTAATAAGTGTCCCTCAAAATACATGAATGCATACGAAAAATACAGAGTAAAACAACTAAGCACACAGCAAAATAACCActaattgaattattattaaaaactcCCTGAGCTTTCTACAAAGTAATGTAtttacaagaaacaaaaaggtGGAACAAGGAAAGGATTATATCACATAAACTGAACAAGTAAAACTGCACAAATAACACCCCCTTGCCAATATATCAGAAGGAAGCCGCATGAAATTCTGAATATGTTTGAATTGGAATGTTGGCCATATGAAAATATCTTATAGCTGTTGGAAAACTTCatttaaagataattatctaGTTATGGATCTGTCTTAGTAAGGTCCTAGGAGGAGTGGCTTAGAAACCGTCCTAACCTTTAGCATTTCTCAGAGATCATTATTTGATGCACAAAATGCCCCTAAAAAAGGAGCTGCTTGTGACAGTTCAATATCAAACAAGATTATTTAAGATATCCCTATGGTTTTATAGCTAAGCCTTGAAGTTTTAAATGTCAAGAATGGTTGAATGAGATAAACATGATAAAGGGTTTAAAAAACAC
The DNA window shown above is from Quercus lobata isolate SW786 chromosome 7, ValleyOak3.0 Primary Assembly, whole genome shotgun sequence and carries:
- the LOC115951984 gene encoding uncharacterized protein LOC115951984, coding for MATPPKPTIIEINLISAQDLPSYKESSIKTYVVAWISPQKKLTSRVDYAGNKNPTWNDKFIFAINKDFVFHKPNTTLVLEIYSKRPYRKDRRIGKVHILLESLMDKTQHVMAFHVRDSLGMPQGILNLGIMNLDGLFNRSIPTFLGSSLAIDYRKLMGVK
- the LOC115953553 gene encoding E3 ubiquitin-protein ligase HAKAI homolog; protein product: MLQIRLSKAPAAEGVGGAKPLPVDSVTVACPDHLVLAELPVAKGIGAATSASLVKTVGRRSRRPLGERVHFCVRCDFPVAIYGRLSPCEHAFCLDCARSDSICYLCDERIQKIQTIKMMEGIFICAAPHCLKSFLKRSEFESHINESHADLLQPNAEKEDGNESESQSVKQSGASESTARAPPRPVFSPGSNSQIHDREDKTRRQQPREPPPSRPNVQPKQPQSFGQVQNHPSELQPDNNRPQGFDRLGPQNRFHQQGFDTQGGPQQESGQFPDKQQGILSENQFPEYPPMHSIQTPNYAVPVNANPMLNPPPPFGYPPFQTEGGQPFYGAPYEMTRQDSASEVGAEQGSLLGFPPVQVGGVNFSGNYAQPWNGGFVGAPFEHPHGGHGMLDGFANASDSHGKAAFHQGDYGRNSGGLLLNPPPLANKGMEQAQSGNAMDPRDGKGILAPQPMTLPPPPPPPPHSSQLKRKFYSESSHDGQGYGWQHENRDSFGSSQD